The Niastella koreensis GR20-10 genome includes a window with the following:
- a CDS encoding thymidylate synthase gives MEQYLALLKHIKETGVYKSDRTGTGTTSCFGYQMRFDLQEGFPLVTTKKLHLKSIIHELLWFLKGETNIKYLKENGVSIWDEWANEQGELGPVYGKQWRSWSAGEGAQTIDQITDVIRQIKTNPDSRRLIVSAWNVADLPNMALMPCHVLFQFYVTPPPRQVGEAGGRPKPRLSCQLYQRSADVFLGVPFNIASYALLTLMIAQVCDLEPGEFIHTFGDVHIYSNHMEQVDLQLTRTPFPLPTMQLNPAVKNIFDFKFEDFTLQNYQSHPAIKAPVAV, from the coding sequence ATGGAGCAATACCTGGCACTTTTAAAGCATATCAAGGAAACCGGAGTTTATAAATCAGACCGTACCGGTACGGGCACAACCAGTTGTTTTGGATACCAGATGCGTTTTGATCTGCAGGAGGGCTTTCCGCTGGTTACTACCAAGAAATTGCATCTTAAAAGCATTATTCACGAATTGTTGTGGTTCCTGAAAGGGGAAACCAATATCAAATACCTGAAAGAGAACGGGGTGAGCATTTGGGACGAATGGGCCAATGAGCAGGGCGAATTAGGACCGGTTTATGGCAAGCAGTGGCGCAGCTGGTCGGCAGGCGAGGGCGCCCAAACCATTGACCAGATCACGGACGTGATCCGCCAGATAAAAACCAATCCCGACAGCCGCCGCCTCATTGTAAGCGCGTGGAATGTGGCCGATCTGCCCAATATGGCATTGATGCCCTGTCATGTACTCTTTCAATTTTATGTAACTCCTCCCCCCCGACAAGTCGGGGAGGCCGGGGGGAGGCCCAAACCAAGGTTGTCGTGCCAGCTGTATCAGCGGTCGGCCGATGTGTTTTTGGGTGTTCCCTTCAATATCGCTTCTTATGCTTTATTAACGCTTATGATTGCCCAGGTTTGTGACCTGGAACCGGGTGAGTTCATTCATACGTTTGGCGATGTACATATTTACAGCAACCATATGGAGCAGGTGGATCTGCAGTTAACCCGCACGCCGTTTCCGTTGCCCACTATGCAATTGAATCCGGCTGTGAAGAATATATTTGATTTCAAGTTTGAAGATTTTACGTTGCAGAATTATCAGAGTCATCCGGCTATTAAGGCGCCGGTGGCGGTTTAA
- a CDS encoding LA_2272 family surface repeat-containing protein, with the protein MAQSLLDKRITIDVNNQRLSEVLKIISSRGNFYFSYNSNIIANDSLISFAAYNRTIKQILDQLCGNQYKWQQNNNYVILRKAPVTPPEPVTSPTPVVEKLYTVSGYVLNSETGEKVGNVTIYEKQRLVSTMSDDKGFFRIRLKSRYSTASLTISRELYEDTTVVIKPKFDQQVTIVMTPLETSTPVVTISPVENELPDTFVVKPPADIFTAQFISKEEINRVEKSRWGQFLLSAKQNIQSLNLKKFMADRTFQVSLTPGLSTHGKLSAQVVNTVSVNVIGGYTAGVNGVEIGGAFNINKTDVKYVQAAGLLNFTGGSVKGVQLAGMHNHVLGNVDIVQASGIANFVKGNVTGAQMTGIYNHVGKDVKGFQASGIANFVRGNVTGAQVSTIYNHVAGSFTGFQASNVSNFVYGKFTGVQLSNIYNVCYDSLFGVQAANIINFAHKQVAGAQLAIVNVATRDLKGAQLGLFNYAKKLRGFQFGLINVADTSDGYSLGLINIVFKGYHKIALSTNETMRFNAAFKTGNSKLYSILLMGFDQRQKGADSNNVFSLGYGLGHEFSLNKWFSINPEFTSQYLYLGNYKSTNVMNKLHLQFNVKFGKYFSIFAGPSFTTFYSDQKKTYPGWNYSIPSSGYHTFELWSHDVRGWIGWNAGISIF; encoded by the coding sequence TTGGCACAAAGCCTGCTCGATAAAAGGATTACTATCGACGTAAACAACCAGCGCCTGAGCGAGGTACTAAAAATAATCAGCAGCAGAGGGAATTTTTATTTCTCCTACAACAGCAACATTATTGCCAACGATAGCCTGATCTCTTTCGCAGCTTATAACAGAACTATAAAACAGATCCTTGACCAATTGTGCGGCAACCAGTACAAATGGCAACAAAACAATAATTACGTCATATTACGAAAAGCCCCGGTTACACCACCGGAACCGGTTACCAGCCCTACCCCGGTTGTTGAAAAATTATACACAGTTTCCGGTTACGTATTAAATAGTGAAACCGGTGAAAAAGTAGGAAATGTAACCATCTATGAAAAGCAACGCCTCGTGTCTACCATGTCGGACGACAAAGGCTTTTTTAGAATAAGATTGAAAAGCAGATATAGTACGGCTTCGCTTACTATAAGCCGGGAATTGTATGAAGACACCACCGTGGTTATTAAACCAAAATTCGATCAGCAGGTAACCATTGTAATGACCCCGCTTGAAACCAGCACCCCGGTGGTTACCATCAGCCCGGTTGAAAATGAATTGCCCGATACTTTTGTAGTTAAACCACCTGCTGATATTTTTACTGCTCAATTCATTTCAAAGGAAGAGATCAACCGCGTGGAGAAATCACGCTGGGGTCAATTCCTGTTATCGGCCAAACAAAACATCCAAAGTCTCAACCTGAAAAAATTCATGGCCGACCGTACCTTCCAGGTTTCCTTAACACCCGGTTTAAGTACGCATGGTAAATTAAGCGCCCAGGTAGTGAATACAGTCTCCGTAAACGTAATTGGCGGGTATACTGCCGGCGTGAACGGAGTTGAAATAGGCGGCGCTTTCAACATTAATAAAACCGATGTAAAGTATGTGCAGGCCGCCGGACTGTTGAACTTTACCGGTGGGTCGGTTAAAGGCGTGCAACTGGCAGGTATGCATAACCATGTGCTGGGCAATGTTGATATTGTTCAGGCCTCAGGCATTGCCAATTTTGTAAAGGGCAATGTAACCGGTGCGCAAATGACAGGCATCTATAACCATGTTGGAAAAGATGTAAAGGGTTTTCAGGCATCGGGCATTGCCAACTTTGTAAGAGGCAATGTAACCGGCGCACAGGTGAGTACCATCTACAATCACGTAGCAGGATCATTTACCGGCTTCCAGGCCAGCAACGTTTCCAACTTTGTATATGGAAAATTTACCGGGGTACAATTGAGCAATATCTATAACGTTTGTTACGACAGTCTGTTTGGTGTTCAGGCAGCCAATATTATAAACTTTGCGCATAAGCAGGTTGCAGGCGCACAGCTGGCCATTGTGAACGTTGCCACCCGGGACTTAAAAGGCGCTCAATTAGGCTTATTCAATTACGCAAAAAAATTACGCGGGTTCCAGTTCGGACTTATTAACGTGGCCGATACCTCTGATGGCTATAGTCTGGGGCTCATCAACATTGTATTTAAAGGCTATCATAAAATAGCGCTCTCCACCAATGAAACCATGCGCTTCAACGCTGCCTTTAAAACCGGTAACAGCAAGTTATACAGTATTCTCTTAATGGGTTTCGATCAGCGGCAAAAGGGTGCCGACTCAAACAATGTATTTTCGCTTGGGTATGGTTTGGGGCATGAATTTTCGCTGAACAAATGGTTTAGTATTAATCCTGAATTTACTTCACAATACCTGTACCTGGGAAATTATAAAAGCACCAACGTGATGAATAAACTGCATCTGCAATTCAATGTCAAGTTTGGCAAATACTTTTCCATCTTTGCTGGTCCCTCCTTCACCACGTTTTACTCTGACCAGAAAAAAACATATCCGGGCTGGAACTATTCTATCCCATCTTCTGGTTATCACACCTTTGAATTATGGAGCCACGACGTAAGAGGCTGGATTGGCTGGAACGCCGGTATCAGCATCTTCTAA
- a CDS encoding FecR domain-containing protein: MKSYTQHMDDLLVKHITGEATTAEALEVEKWLAEDEANKHYFEHFKLIWEESVQLADIAQVDEQAAWDRFQNRVQTGSFPKTQAKVWTMNSPLLRAAAIVGLVIGLAALTFILFQNKPGKVIAMSNIRTTDQVKSDSLPDGSIVTLNKNSQVSFPEKFDNDKRVLQLSGEAFFKVTPNKKKPFEVHTNNVTITVVGTSFNVRSRGDTTEIIVETGIVEVATEKQTVQLRPGQRAIVGINESVLQKQATTDQLYNYYRSKKFVCDNTPLWKLIDKLNEAYDVQIVFDRDELRNLPYTTTFDNEPLDKILSVLSTTFNISVVKEKGKIILR; encoded by the coding sequence TTGAAAAGCTATACACAACATATGGATGATCTGCTGGTAAAGCACATTACCGGTGAAGCTACTACGGCAGAAGCGCTGGAGGTGGAAAAGTGGCTGGCCGAAGATGAGGCGAACAAGCATTATTTTGAACATTTTAAACTGATATGGGAGGAAAGCGTGCAACTGGCGGATATAGCGCAGGTTGATGAACAGGCTGCCTGGGACCGGTTTCAAAACCGCGTGCAAACCGGATCATTCCCAAAAACCCAGGCGAAGGTTTGGACAATGAACAGCCCCCTGCTGCGGGCAGCGGCGATTGTAGGATTGGTAATAGGCCTGGCAGCGCTCACTTTTATCCTGTTTCAAAACAAACCGGGCAAAGTGATCGCCATGTCTAACATCCGCACCACCGACCAGGTGAAATCCGATTCCCTCCCCGATGGTTCAATAGTAACCCTTAACAAAAACTCCCAGGTATCTTTTCCTGAAAAATTCGATAACGACAAAAGAGTGCTGCAGCTAAGCGGGGAAGCTTTCTTTAAAGTGACACCCAATAAGAAAAAACCTTTTGAAGTACATACCAACAATGTAACCATAACGGTGGTAGGCACCTCCTTCAACGTAAGAAGCCGGGGCGATACTACGGAGATAATTGTAGAAACAGGTATTGTGGAAGTAGCTACCGAAAAACAAACCGTGCAGTTGCGGCCAGGCCAGAGAGCCATCGTTGGCATCAATGAATCTGTTTTGCAAAAACAGGCAACCACCGATCAGCTCTATAACTACTACCGCAGCAAAAAATTTGTTTGTGATAATACGCCGTTATGGAAACTGATTGACAAGCTTAATGAAGCCTATGATGTACAAATTGTATTTGACAGAGATGAATTACGCAACCTGCCATATACCACTACTTTTGATAATGAACCGCTCGACAAAATTCTAAGCGTCCTTAGCACAACTTTTAATATCTCTGTAGTAAAAGAAAAAGGAAAAATCATACTACGCTAA
- a CDS encoding NAD(P)(+) transhydrogenase (Re/Si-specific) subunit beta translates to MEVSILTLCYLIGSVTFIIGLKMLSNPATARNGNLLAAAGMTIAIIGTIFLYEEDGKKLGNYPWIFGGILIGGIIGTLSAKKVKMTAMPEMVSMFNGMGGACAALISAVEFDHIYQTYKTVDSAWLSDFIPAGHYLTIIAGAIIGSVSFAGSMIAWGKLSGKIKDRSFPGQHVVNLLVLLLVLAAAVFTYQYNVGSAHLLFYATVGLALIYGILFVLPIGGADMPVVISLLNSFTGVAAACGGFLYNNKVMLTGGILVGAAGTLLTIMMCKAMNRSLKNVLIGSFGGGSSTAAAGAKKDQGAYKEITLSDTAVIMSYAHKVLIVPGYGLAVAQAQHACHELEKLLESKGVEVKYAIHPVAGRMPGHMNVLLAEADVSYDKLMEMEQANDEFPTTDVVLILGANDVVNPAAKTDPSSPIYGMPILDVELAKNVIVNKRSMKPGYAGIENDLFFQPKTSMLFGDAKKVLQDLIGEIKSI, encoded by the coding sequence ATGGAAGTAAGTATACTAACCCTGTGCTATCTTATAGGTTCGGTTACGTTTATCATAGGATTAAAAATGTTGTCGAACCCGGCTACCGCCCGCAATGGTAACCTGCTGGCAGCAGCAGGGATGACGATTGCTATTATTGGTACCATCTTCCTGTATGAAGAAGATGGCAAAAAGCTGGGCAATTATCCCTGGATCTTTGGCGGCATTCTCATTGGTGGTATTATTGGTACCCTGAGCGCCAAAAAAGTAAAGATGACGGCCATGCCCGAGATGGTGAGTATGTTCAATGGAATGGGCGGCGCCTGTGCGGCCCTTATTTCGGCCGTTGAATTCGATCATATTTACCAAACATATAAAACAGTTGATTCGGCCTGGCTGAGCGATTTTATCCCGGCCGGTCATTATTTAACCATCATTGCAGGCGCCATCATCGGCAGCGTATCCTTTGCCGGTAGTATGATTGCCTGGGGTAAACTGAGTGGTAAAATAAAAGACAGGTCGTTCCCCGGCCAGCATGTGGTAAACCTGCTGGTATTGTTACTGGTGTTGGCAGCGGCGGTATTCACGTATCAGTACAATGTAGGTTCTGCCCATTTGCTTTTTTATGCGACTGTAGGATTAGCGTTGATTTACGGAATACTGTTTGTATTGCCCATTGGCGGGGCCGATATGCCGGTGGTTATTTCGTTATTGAACTCCTTTACCGGGGTGGCAGCGGCCTGTGGCGGCTTTTTATACAACAACAAAGTAATGTTAACAGGCGGGATCCTGGTTGGTGCTGCCGGAACCTTGCTTACCATAATGATGTGTAAAGCCATGAACCGCTCACTGAAGAATGTGTTGATTGGCTCGTTTGGTGGTGGTAGCAGTACAGCTGCAGCAGGGGCTAAAAAAGATCAGGGCGCCTATAAAGAAATTACCTTAAGCGATACGGCTGTAATAATGAGCTATGCCCATAAAGTGTTGATCGTTCCCGGGTACGGACTGGCCGTTGCGCAGGCGCAACATGCCTGTCATGAACTGGAAAAATTACTCGAAAGCAAAGGGGTAGAGGTAAAGTATGCCATTCACCCCGTAGCGGGCCGCATGCCCGGCCACATGAACGTATTGCTGGCCGAAGCGGATGTTAGCTACGATAAACTGATGGAGATGGAACAGGCCAATGACGAGTTTCCAACCACCGATGTGGTGTTGATCTTAGGGGCGAACGATGTGGTGAACCCTGCCGCTAAAACCGATCCTTCTTCCCCAATATATGGTATGCCTATTCTCGATGTGGAGCTGGCCAAAAATGTGATCGTGAATAAGCGCAGTATGAAACCCGGTTATGCCGGTATTGAGAACGATCTTTTCTTTCAACCCAAAACCTCCATGTTGTTTGGCGATGCCAAAAAGGTATTGCAGGATTTAATTGGCGAGATCAAGAGTATTTAA
- a CDS encoding dihydrofolate reductase, with protein MILSQVVAAADNNAIGKNNQLLWSLPNDTKFFKNTTWGMPVIMGRKTFESLGKPLAGRTNIVITHQKDWQPQGAFVVNDLKGAMTVAASTDAKEAFIIGGGEIYKQTLPLTQRIYLTRVHTTIDADAYFPAINFADWNLLSQLDFTADEKHAYAYSFQVWERKDGK; from the coding sequence ATGATTTTAAGCCAGGTGGTCGCAGCGGCCGATAATAACGCAATAGGGAAGAACAACCAGTTACTGTGGTCGTTGCCGAACGATACCAAGTTTTTTAAAAATACCACCTGGGGCATGCCGGTGATTATGGGAAGAAAAACTTTTGAATCACTGGGCAAGCCGCTGGCCGGGAGAACCAACATCGTTATCACCCATCAGAAAGACTGGCAACCCCAGGGGGCATTTGTGGTAAATGACCTGAAGGGCGCCATGACGGTTGCTGCCAGTACCGATGCCAAAGAAGCCTTTATTATTGGCGGTGGAGAAATTTACAAACAAACCCTGCCGCTCACCCAACGCATTTATTTAACCCGCGTTCATACTACTATCGATGCTGATGCCTACTTCCCCGCAATAAACTTTGCCGATTGGAACCTGCTTTCACAACTCGATTTCACTGCCGATGAAAAACACGCCTACGCGTATAGCTTTCAGGTGTGGGAAAGAAAGGACGGGAAATAA
- a CDS encoding NAD(P) transhydrogenase subunit alpha has product MESILGWIAENQQMIYIVILMIFVGIEVIGHVPSVLHTPLMSGANAIHGVVIIGAIIVMGKADPHNYVALVLGFLAVVVGTLNVVGGFVVTDRMLEMFKGKGKKQNTSSK; this is encoded by the coding sequence ATGGAATCCATTTTAGGCTGGATAGCTGAAAATCAGCAGATGATCTACATCGTTATATTGATGATCTTCGTAGGCATCGAGGTAATTGGTCATGTGCCCAGCGTATTGCACACGCCGTTAATGAGTGGCGCCAATGCCATTCACGGTGTGGTAATAATCGGGGCCATTATTGTAATGGGCAAGGCCGATCCACATAATTACGTAGCCCTCGTACTCGGGTTCCTGGCCGTGGTAGTGGGCACACTGAACGTGGTGGGCGGTTTTGTAGTGACCGACCGCATGCTGGAAATGTTCAAAGGAAAAGGAAAGAAACAAAACACAAGCAGCAAGTAA
- a CDS encoding Re/Si-specific NAD(P)(+) transhydrogenase subunit alpha — protein sequence MTIGVLKEPSEESRVSFLPETVTALTKKGITIYVEPGAGEKAFHNDEEYVKAGAAIKNRTEIIQSADVLVAIHPFPEAKNLSSKIIVGVYQPLFNASLMQQWAKQGLITFSLDMLPRTTRAQSMDVLSSQANIAGYKAVLLAANSYGRYFPMFMTAAGSIAPAKLLILGAGVAGLQAIATARRLGAVVEVFDTRPAVKEEVMSLGAKFIEVEGAADASKAGGYAVEQSGDYQQRQQKRIAESIAKADIVITTAQIPGKKAPILITEEMLQSMRVGSVIIDLAAATGGNTPVTKNDQTVLYKGVHIIGNSNLAATMPSDASKLYGKNLLNFLQLIIDKEGKLNLNFDDDLVKGCCITNNGAVVNDRVNQLTS from the coding sequence ATGACGATTGGAGTTTTAAAAGAACCATCCGAAGAATCCCGCGTTTCATTTTTGCCCGAAACAGTAACAGCCCTTACCAAAAAAGGCATTACTATTTATGTTGAACCGGGCGCAGGAGAAAAAGCCTTTCATAACGACGAGGAATACGTTAAAGCCGGTGCGGCTATAAAAAACAGAACGGAAATAATTCAATCAGCCGACGTACTCGTAGCCATCCATCCGTTTCCAGAAGCAAAGAATTTATCATCAAAGATCATTGTCGGGGTGTATCAGCCTTTGTTTAATGCATCGTTGATGCAGCAATGGGCAAAGCAGGGACTTATCACGTTTAGTCTGGATATGTTGCCCCGTACCACCCGTGCGCAGAGTATGGATGTGCTGAGCTCACAGGCCAATATTGCCGGTTATAAAGCTGTATTGCTGGCCGCCAATAGTTACGGCCGTTATTTTCCCATGTTTATGACAGCAGCAGGAAGTATTGCGCCTGCAAAGTTATTGATACTGGGCGCTGGGGTGGCCGGTTTGCAGGCTATTGCCACTGCCCGCAGGTTAGGTGCAGTGGTGGAAGTATTTGATACCCGCCCTGCAGTAAAGGAAGAAGTAATGAGTTTGGGCGCCAAATTCATTGAGGTGGAAGGCGCCGCCGATGCCTCAAAAGCCGGTGGTTATGCGGTTGAACAATCCGGCGATTACCAGCAACGGCAACAAAAACGCATTGCAGAAAGTATTGCCAAAGCGGATATTGTAATTACCACGGCGCAAATACCCGGTAAAAAAGCCCCCATCCTAATAACGGAAGAGATGCTGCAGAGCATGCGCGTAGGCTCGGTGATCATCGATCTGGCCGCGGCTACAGGTGGTAATACGCCTGTTACCAAAAACGATCAAACCGTTTTATACAAGGGCGTGCATATTATCGGCAACAGCAACCTGGCGGCCACCATGCCTTCAGACGCCAGTAAGTTATACGGTAAAAACCTGTTGAACTTTTTGCAGCTCATCATCGATAAGGAAGGTAAACTCAATTTAAACTTTGACGACGACCTGGTTAAGGGGTGTTGTATTACGAATAATGGGGCTGTGGTGAATGATAGGGTTAATCAGTTGACCAGTTAA
- a CDS encoding LA_2272 family surface repeat-containing protein: MINGKIAVCLSACLLLKTVVFAQSTNSNPYNIKVPARAGVLPNISTQGKNDKFTTSNFSLNLFGGYTGSVNGLELGGWFNIDKHDLKGMQAAGWFNVVYGDVKGLQLGGFFNGAKNNVSGAQFGGLMNYANKNVNGMQNAGIYNHVAGNFTGFQTAGICNYTQQSVKGFQLAGIANINTGNTKGVQMAGVVNYSKHLKGLQIGLINIADTSDGFSIGLLNIVKKGYHKITLSSNEVLNANLAIKSGNKKLYNILMVGINAGGDNKIFSYGYGLGHEINVNKWFTVNPELTTQYLYLGNWNYLNQLTKLQVLATVKLANNIAIFGGPSFSVYYSDQLEQVKGYKFLVPRDSYHTYNLWRNNVTGWVGWTAGISFL; this comes from the coding sequence ATGATAAATGGGAAAATTGCAGTATGCCTGAGTGCCTGCCTCTTATTGAAAACTGTAGTGTTTGCACAATCAACAAACAGTAATCCTTATAATATAAAAGTACCTGCACGTGCGGGGGTATTACCTAACATCAGTACACAGGGTAAAAACGACAAATTCACCACCAGCAACTTTTCACTCAATTTATTCGGTGGTTACACCGGTAGTGTAAATGGATTGGAGCTTGGTGGCTGGTTCAATATTGACAAACATGATCTGAAAGGGATGCAGGCTGCGGGCTGGTTCAACGTAGTGTATGGAGATGTAAAGGGGTTACAATTGGGCGGCTTTTTCAATGGCGCCAAAAATAATGTATCGGGCGCCCAGTTTGGCGGGCTTATGAACTACGCTAATAAGAATGTAAATGGGATGCAGAACGCCGGCATCTACAACCATGTGGCCGGTAACTTTACAGGGTTTCAAACTGCAGGCATTTGTAACTACACGCAACAATCAGTAAAAGGATTTCAATTAGCCGGTATTGCCAACATCAACACCGGCAACACCAAAGGCGTTCAGATGGCAGGCGTGGTTAACTACAGCAAACACCTGAAGGGTTTGCAAATTGGCCTCATCAATATTGCCGACACCTCCGATGGTTTTAGCATTGGATTATTAAACATTGTAAAAAAAGGGTATCACAAAATAACCCTCAGCTCCAATGAAGTGCTGAATGCCAACCTTGCTATAAAATCGGGCAATAAAAAACTGTATAACATCTTAATGGTGGGCATCAATGCCGGTGGAGATAATAAAATTTTCTCGTACGGCTATGGCCTTGGGCATGAAATAAACGTAAACAAATGGTTCACCGTAAACCCTGAGCTCACTACCCAATACCTGTACCTTGGCAACTGGAACTACCTGAACCAGTTAACCAAATTGCAGGTACTGGCTACCGTTAAACTGGCGAACAACATTGCCATCTTTGGCGGCCCTTCCTTTTCCGTGTATTACTCCGATCAGTTAGAGCAGGTGAAAGGATATAAATTCCTGGTACCCCGGGACAGCTATCACACTTATAATCTTTGGCGCAATAATGTAACGGGATGGGTTGGATGGACAGCGGGGATTAGCTTTCTATAA
- a CDS encoding O-methyltransferase — protein sequence MYSPWQLLKKYSSYYFTALNGKGHGIHSPFVYDFVRRVLIDDRNFYAYNQVEALRQKLFRDNSLIEVEDFGAGSTLNKTKQRTIASIAQHSAKSKKWAQLLFRIVNYYQPRNILELGTSLGISTAYMSLANPKARLITAEGSAAVAAQASRNFQSLHLSSVQQVVGNFDDILPGILDAVSPLDLVFIDGNHRYEPTVRYFNQLLPHLNATSVVIFDDIHWSQEMEQAWTAIKEHPAVQLSVDLFFIGLLFFRDDFKVKQHFTIRF from the coding sequence ATGTATTCTCCCTGGCAGTTATTAAAAAAATATTCATCTTATTACTTTACCGCATTAAATGGAAAAGGCCATGGTATTCATTCGCCTTTTGTTTATGATTTTGTGCGGCGGGTATTGATCGATGACCGGAATTTTTATGCTTACAACCAGGTTGAAGCATTACGCCAGAAACTATTCCGGGATAACAGCCTTATTGAAGTGGAAGACTTCGGCGCTGGTTCTACCCTTAATAAAACAAAACAACGGACAATAGCGTCTATTGCGCAGCATTCGGCCAAAAGCAAAAAATGGGCGCAGTTGTTATTTCGCATAGTAAATTATTATCAACCCAGGAATATATTGGAGTTAGGCACTTCGCTGGGTATTTCAACCGCCTATATGTCGCTGGCCAATCCAAAGGCCCGGCTTATTACGGCCGAAGGAAGCGCGGCAGTGGCCGCCCAGGCAAGCCGGAATTTTCAATCGCTGCATTTGTCTTCCGTCCAACAGGTGGTGGGCAATTTTGACGATATCCTGCCCGGCATACTCGATGCAGTTTCTCCCCTCGACCTGGTTTTTATAGATGGCAACCACCGGTACGAACCCACCGTACGGTATTTTAACCAACTGTTACCACACCTGAATGCTACCAGCGTGGTTATTTTTGATGATATTCACTGGAGCCAGGAAATGGAGCAGGCCTGGACTGCCATCAAAGAACATCCTGCTGTGCAGCTTTCTGTTGACCTGTTTTTTATCGGCTTGTTGTTTTTTCGTGATGATTTTAAGGTTAAACAACATTTTACCATCAGGTTTTGA
- a CDS encoding RNA polymerase sigma-70 factor, translated as MEAIIFGADYQRIKVAIPNTTTIKPLSVDSEKEFEQLFKEHFKSLYAYAFTILKNEAIAEETVQNVFYKIWEKKVPENIQTSLKAYLYKAVYHESLNYLKHQKIKARYQVHVMHQTNQHNDQGASRKILVKELEEKLRDAMNALPQQCRTIFQLSRFEGLKYQEIADQLGISVKTVENQMGKALKQLRVKLIDYLPIFLLALLYM; from the coding sequence TTGGAAGCAATTATATTTGGAGCGGATTATCAACGCATTAAAGTGGCCATCCCAAATACTACTACCATTAAGCCGCTGTCGGTTGACAGCGAGAAGGAATTTGAACAACTTTTTAAAGAACACTTTAAAAGCTTGTATGCCTATGCTTTCACTATACTGAAGAATGAAGCCATTGCCGAGGAAACTGTTCAAAATGTCTTTTACAAAATATGGGAGAAGAAGGTGCCTGAGAATATTCAAACCTCACTCAAAGCCTATTTGTACAAAGCCGTTTATCACGAAAGCCTGAATTATCTGAAACACCAGAAAATAAAGGCCCGGTATCAAGTGCATGTTATGCATCAAACAAATCAACATAACGACCAGGGCGCATCCAGGAAAATACTGGTGAAGGAGCTGGAAGAAAAATTACGTGATGCCATGAATGCCCTTCCCCAGCAATGCCGCACCATTTTTCAGTTAAGCCGGTTTGAAGGACTTAAGTACCAGGAAATTGCCGATCAATTAGGGATCTCGGTAAAAACCGTTGAGAACCAGATGGGCAAGGCCCTGAAACAGCTGCGGGTTAAACTGATCGATTATTTACCAATATTCTTATTGGCATTATTATATATGTAA